Proteins encoded by one window of Porphyromonas vaginalis:
- a CDS encoding zinc-binding dehydrogenase gives MQKKGNKYGTHRVISPKGVLPQPADKIDNNMDEIYDNEILIDVQTLNIDSASFTQIEEQAGGDKAKIAEIMMGIVEKQGKHRNPVTGSGGMLLGTVEKIGDALKGKIDLKEGDKIATLVSLSLTPLRIDKIKDIRPDIDQVDIDGKAILFESGIYAKIPEDLPENLALSALDVAGAPAQVAKLVKPGDTVLIIGAGGKSGMLCCYEAKKRAGVTGKVIGLCHSQRSTDRLKALGFCDYVFSANATQPVPVMEEIEKLTDGKMCDVTINNVNITDTEMTSILCTKDDGVVYFFSMATSFTKAALGAEGVGKDVTMIVGNGYTKGHAEITLQELRECEALRKIFTELYA, from the coding sequence ATGCAGAAGAAAGGAAACAAGTATGGCACGCACCGTGTCATCTCCCCTAAGGGCGTACTACCACAGCCCGCAGACAAGATCGACAACAACATGGATGAGATCTACGACAACGAGATCCTCATCGATGTACAGACGCTAAACATCGACTCAGCTAGCTTCACGCAGATCGAGGAGCAGGCTGGTGGCGACAAGGCAAAGATCGCCGAGATCATGATGGGCATCGTCGAGAAGCAAGGTAAGCACCGCAATCCAGTCACAGGCTCTGGTGGTATGCTACTCGGTACTGTCGAGAAGATAGGTGATGCCCTCAAGGGTAAGATAGACCTCAAGGAGGGCGACAAGATCGCTACCCTCGTATCTCTCTCTCTGACTCCTCTACGCATCGACAAGATCAAGGATATCCGTCCCGACATCGACCAGGTCGACATCGATGGTAAGGCTATCCTCTTCGAGAGCGGTATCTATGCTAAGATCCCCGAAGATCTGCCCGAGAATCTCGCACTCTCAGCTCTAGACGTGGCTGGTGCTCCTGCTCAGGTGGCTAAGCTCGTCAAGCCTGGCGACACTGTGCTGATCATCGGGGCTGGTGGTAAGAGCGGTATGCTCTGCTGCTACGAGGCTAAGAAGCGTGCTGGTGTCACGGGTAAGGTAATCGGACTATGCCACTCACAGCGTAGTACGGATCGTCTGAAGGCTCTCGGCTTCTGCGACTACGTCTTCTCAGCCAATGCAACACAGCCTGTACCTGTCATGGAGGAGATCGAGAAGCTCACAGACGGCAAGATGTGTGATGTCACAATCAATAATGTCAACATCACCGATACAGAGATGACCAGCATCCTCTGCACGAAGGATGATGGTGTCGTCTACTTCTTCTCTATGGCTACGAGCTTTACCAAGGCTGCTCTCGGTGCTGAGGGTGTCGGTAAGGATGTGACGATGATCGTAGGTAACGGTTACACCAAGGGTCACGCCGAGATCACACTGCAGGAGCTCCGTGAGTGTGAGGCTCTACGCAAGATCTTCACTGAGCTATACGCTTAA
- a CDS encoding MutS-related protein gives MKDLRSCIDQISGLRYVVEEMHFNSSPGRMAMLATPWSSEVETIEQRLDEVARYIDYLSDREQQKGMQEVAIHLCELMNVSGSIETIRQPQVICSDIDLFEIKRLALIEEKVRRLAEQYHLEILQCHTLTEVVDILDIDGERLPSFYISDSYSAVLRSLRKQMERTSEETERDELAVQCAIEEDRVRKRLTEALHPYADQIEEALEALAQIDKLHAIAQWALAHSCCRPKPIRSGESTLTDLIHPEVAHHLAERQDKFQPVTISYTDQPTLITGANMAGKSVLLASIGLAQCLMQFGCYVTAQEAQLVPVDEVIFSIGDDQDIKSGLSSYGAEMLRLNRIIESVKGGKQVLALIDEPARTTNPEEGHALVSALVQLFAQYAVRAIITTHYSGILGRCHRWRVRGFVEERLRKPLEINQLNRCIDYSLIEDTQTDAPHEALRIAEILGMDRELLDLCEKNLATKNEDK, from the coding sequence ATGAAAGACCTACGTAGTTGTATAGACCAAATAAGCGGACTGCGCTATGTCGTGGAGGAGATGCACTTCAACTCTTCTCCAGGACGTATGGCTATGCTGGCTACGCCCTGGAGTAGCGAGGTGGAGACTATCGAGCAGCGACTGGATGAGGTGGCTCGCTACATAGACTACCTCTCTGATCGTGAGCAACAAAAAGGCATGCAAGAGGTGGCGATACATCTCTGCGAACTGATGAATGTCTCGGGCTCTATCGAGACGATCAGACAGCCTCAGGTCATCTGTAGCGATATCGACCTCTTTGAGATCAAGCGACTCGCGCTCATCGAGGAGAAGGTGCGTCGCCTCGCCGAGCAGTATCATCTAGAGATCTTACAGTGCCACACACTCACTGAGGTCGTGGATATACTAGATATCGATGGGGAGCGACTACCGAGCTTCTACATTAGCGACAGCTATAGTGCAGTGTTGCGCTCTCTACGCAAGCAGATGGAGCGCACCTCCGAAGAGACCGAGCGAGACGAGCTAGCGGTCCAATGTGCTATCGAAGAGGATCGCGTACGGAAGCGGCTCACAGAGGCGCTACACCCTTACGCTGACCAGATAGAGGAGGCTCTAGAGGCTTTGGCACAGATAGACAAGCTTCACGCCATTGCTCAGTGGGCTTTGGCACATAGCTGCTGCCGTCCTAAGCCTATACGCTCTGGCGAGAGCACGCTGACAGATCTGATACACCCAGAGGTAGCTCATCACCTAGCTGAGCGACAGGACAAGTTCCAGCCAGTGACGATCTCCTATACAGATCAGCCTACGCTCATCACAGGAGCTAACATGGCAGGTAAGAGCGTCTTGCTTGCTTCGATAGGATTGGCGCAGTGCCTCATGCAGTTTGGCTGCTATGTGACGGCACAAGAGGCTCAGCTGGTGCCAGTCGATGAGGTGATCTTCTCCATCGGAGATGATCAAGACATCAAGTCGGGGCTCTCTTCCTATGGTGCCGAGATGCTACGCCTCAACCGAATCATCGAGTCGGTCAAGGGGGGTAAGCAGGTCTTAGCACTCATTGACGAGCCAGCCCGCACGACCAATCCAGAGGAGGGACACGCACTGGTGAGTGCCCTCGTACAGCTCTTCGCTCAATATGCTGTGCGAGCTATCATCACAACACATTACAGTGGCATCTTGGGGCGATGCCACAGATGGAGAGTACGCGGCTTCGTGGAGGAGCGTCTACGCAAGCCACTCGAGATCAACCAGCTCAATCGTTGTATCGACTACTCTCTCATAGAGGATACCCAGACCGATGCGCCTCACGAGGCTCTGCGCATAGCAGAGATACTAGGCATGGATAGGGAGCTATTAGATTTATGCGAAAAGAACTTAGCAACAAAGAATGAAGACAAGTAA
- a CDS encoding lysine 5,6-aminomutase subunit alpha — MKTSKVGIDFAKVDKARSAAGTIAEEVQSFVDRYTTVTVERTLCRFVGIDGVDEHDVPLPNVVVTHLKEQEALSDGVFFYLANAMLATGMDPQQIAEGVARGEINLTHYPARKPEEIADVLEPYILKGMQRIVEHRERRENYLKTIGEGPKPYLYVIVATGNIYEDVIQAQAAARQGADIIAVIRTTGQSLIDYVPFGATTEGFGGTYATQENFRIMRKALDEVGEERGKYVRLCNYCSGLCMPEIAIMGAFEGLDVMLNDALYGILFRDINMQRTIIDQYTSRVINGFAGVIINTGEDNYLTTADAIEQAHTVLASDFINEQFALRAALPEEQMGLGHAFEMDPMTENGFLFELAQAQMTREIFPKAPLKYMPPTKFMTGNIFRGHIQDALFNIIGIWTHQGLQLLGMPTEAIHTPFMSDRFLSIENARYIFNNMRSIGDEVEFKEGGIIQSRAREVLDKTLDLLEEIKGEGLFTALSKGIFADIKRPLDGGRGLDGVKPKSERYYNPTLELMKNRKIQGKL, encoded by the coding sequence ATGAAGACAAGTAAAGTAGGTATAGACTTTGCCAAAGTGGACAAAGCACGCAGCGCCGCCGGCACTATCGCCGAGGAGGTGCAGAGCTTTGTTGACCGCTATACGACTGTTACGGTCGAGCGCACGCTCTGTCGCTTCGTCGGGATTGACGGAGTAGACGAGCATGATGTGCCTCTGCCCAACGTCGTCGTGACACATCTCAAGGAGCAGGAGGCTCTCTCAGACGGAGTTTTCTTTTACCTTGCCAACGCAATGCTGGCTACGGGCATGGATCCACAGCAGATCGCTGAGGGTGTAGCTCGTGGCGAGATCAACTTAACGCACTATCCGGCACGCAAGCCTGAGGAGATAGCCGATGTGCTAGAGCCTTACATCCTCAAGGGTATGCAGCGCATCGTCGAGCATAGAGAGCGCCGTGAGAACTACCTCAAGACGATCGGTGAGGGCCCTAAGCCTTACCTCTATGTGATCGTCGCTACGGGTAATATCTACGAGGACGTGATCCAGGCACAGGCTGCAGCACGACAGGGTGCTGACATTATCGCTGTGATCCGTACTACGGGACAGAGCTTGATCGACTATGTACCTTTTGGTGCTACGACCGAGGGCTTCGGTGGTACCTATGCTACACAGGAGAACTTCCGCATCATGCGCAAGGCGCTTGACGAGGTAGGCGAGGAGCGTGGCAAGTACGTACGTCTCTGTAACTACTGTTCGGGTCTCTGTATGCCAGAGATCGCTATCATGGGTGCTTTCGAGGGACTAGACGTCATGCTCAATGATGCCCTCTACGGTATCCTCTTCCGCGATATCAATATGCAGCGTACGATCATCGACCAGTACACGAGTCGTGTGATCAATGGCTTTGCCGGCGTCATCATCAATACGGGTGAGGACAACTACCTCACGACGGCTGACGCTATCGAGCAGGCGCACACAGTGCTAGCGTCTGACTTTATCAATGAGCAGTTTGCTCTACGAGCAGCCCTCCCTGAGGAGCAGATGGGTCTAGGACACGCCTTCGAGATGGATCCGATGACCGAAAACGGCTTCCTCTTCGAGCTGGCGCAGGCTCAGATGACGCGTGAGATCTTCCCCAAGGCTCCACTCAAGTATATGCCTCCTACGAAGTTTATGACCGGAAACATCTTCCGTGGTCACATACAGGATGCACTCTTTAACATAATAGGTATCTGGACACATCAGGGACTACAGCTCCTCGGTATGCCGACAGAGGCTATCCATACGCCTTTCATGAGTGACCGCTTCCTCTCGATCGAGAATGCGCGCTACATCTTCAACAATATGCGCTCCATCGGTGACGAGGTTGAGTTTAAGGAGGGTGGTATCATCCAGAGTCGTGCTCGTGAGGTGCTAGACAAGACGCTAGACCTCCTCGAGGAGATCAAGGGCGAGGGACTCTTTACCGCGCTCTCTAAGGGTATCTTTGCAGATATCAAGCGACCTCTCGATGGAGGACGTGGGTTGGACGGCGTCAAGCCAAAGAGCGAGCGCTACTACAACCCGACACTAGAACTAATGAAGAACCGTAAGATACAAGGCAAGCTATGA
- a CDS encoding hotdog fold domain-containing protein yields MANPKSMIRLRMSSADAHYGGNLVDGAKMLQLFGDVATELLIIQDGDEGLFCAYDKVEFLAPVYAGDYIEAVGEITQVGNSSRQMQFEARKVIAPRTDISASAADVLEEPVVVCRAHGTCVVPKKCQRKS; encoded by the coding sequence ATGGCAAATCCAAAATCAATGATCCGTCTACGTATGTCTAGTGCTGATGCGCACTATGGTGGTAATCTCGTAGATGGTGCTAAGATGCTACAGCTCTTTGGCGATGTGGCTACTGAGCTACTTATCATACAAGATGGCGACGAGGGTCTCTTCTGCGCTTACGACAAGGTCGAGTTCCTCGCTCCAGTATATGCTGGAGACTATATAGAGGCTGTCGGTGAGATCACCCAGGTCGGCAATTCATCACGCCAGATGCAGTTTGAGGCACGCAAGGTGATCGCTCCACGTACCGATATCAGTGCTTCTGCAGCAGATGTACTTGAGGAGCCTGTCGTCGTATGCCGTGCTCATGGTACCTGTGTAGTGCCTAAGAAGTGCCAGCGCAAGTCTTAA
- a CDS encoding 3-keto-5-aminohexanoate cleavage protein, which produces MDKLILTAAICGAEVTKEQNPAVPYTIDEIVREAKSAYDAGAAVIHVHVREDDGTPTQSKARFKEALDAIYKVIPDVIIIPSTGGAVGMTAEERLQPTELMPEMATLDCGTCNFGDDVFENTIPMMRAFGKRMIENKIKPEYECFEMGHLDTILRLAQRGEVPGDPMQFNFVLGVFGCTPATADNLAWLVKNIPAGSTWTATGIGRHEFPLAAAAIGMGGHVRVGFEDNLYLSKGVLAKSNGELVAKAARIAHELGREIANPAEARQILSLAPRH; this is translated from the coding sequence ATGGATAAACTAATCCTAACGGCAGCGATCTGCGGTGCCGAGGTAACCAAAGAGCAAAATCCCGCTGTCCCCTACACAATCGATGAGATCGTACGCGAGGCTAAGTCCGCCTACGATGCTGGAGCAGCTGTCATCCACGTACACGTCCGTGAGGACGATGGTACGCCTACGCAGTCCAAGGCTCGCTTTAAGGAGGCTCTGGACGCTATCTACAAGGTGATCCCTGACGTGATCATCATCCCCTCGACGGGTGGTGCAGTAGGTATGACCGCTGAGGAGCGTCTACAGCCTACAGAGCTGATGCCTGAGATGGCTACGCTAGACTGCGGTACGTGCAACTTTGGCGATGATGTCTTTGAAAACACGATCCCCATGATGCGTGCCTTCGGTAAGCGTATGATCGAGAATAAGATCAAGCCTGAGTACGAGTGCTTTGAGATGGGTCACCTAGACACCATTCTGCGTCTTGCTCAGAGAGGTGAGGTGCCTGGAGATCCTATGCAGTTTAACTTCGTGCTGGGAGTCTTCGGCTGTACACCTGCTACGGCTGACAATCTTGCTTGGCTGGTTAAGAACATTCCCGCAGGCTCTACCTGGACAGCTACCGGCATCGGTCGTCACGAGTTCCCTCTAGCAGCAGCTGCTATCGGCATGGGCGGTCACGTACGTGTCGGCTTTGAGGACAACCTATATCTCTCTAAGGGTGTCCTTGCTAAGAGCAATGGCGAGCTAGTGGCTAAGGCTGCACGCATAGCTCATGAGCTGGGTCGTGAGATCGCTAACCCCGCTGAGGCTCGTCAGATCCTTTCGCTGGCTCCTCGCCACTAA
- the ablA gene encoding lysine 2,3-aminomutase, translated as MNESRRKEFFPEVSDADWNDWHWQVRNRIETLDQLKKYIKLTPEEEEGVRESLKTIRMAITPYYLSLIDPNDPNDPVRKQSIPTINELHVSPEDQLDPLSEDEDSPVPGLTHRYPDRVLFLITDMCSMYCRHCTRRRFAGQKDAASPKERIEKCIEYIEQTPEVRDVLLSGGDALMVSDKMLEYIIQRLRAIPHVEIIRIGSRTPVVCPQRITPELVQMLSKYHPIWLNTHFNHPNEVTRESREACERMANAGIPLGNQSVLLRGINDCPSIMKHLVHELVKMRVRPYYIYVCDLSQGISHFRTPVSKGIEIIEALRGHTSGYAVPTFVVDAPGGGGKTPVMPNYVISQSPHRVVLRNYEGVITTYTEPSDYKEEPCQCPDCKKARHEGVYGLLTGDRLAMAPEHLDRKERSRKWREAHKG; from the coding sequence ATGAACGAAAGCAGAAGAAAGGAATTCTTTCCTGAAGTCTCTGACGCTGATTGGAATGATTGGCACTGGCAGGTGCGTAACCGCATCGAGACACTTGACCAGCTTAAGAAGTATATCAAGCTAACACCCGAAGAGGAGGAGGGTGTACGTGAGTCGCTCAAGACGATCCGTATGGCTATCACGCCTTACTACCTGAGCTTGATCGACCCCAATGACCCTAACGATCCTGTACGTAAGCAGTCGATCCCTACGATCAATGAGCTACATGTAAGCCCTGAGGATCAGCTAGACCCTCTGAGCGAGGATGAGGACTCACCCGTGCCAGGACTAACACACCGCTATCCTGATCGTGTCCTCTTCCTGATAACCGATATGTGCTCTATGTACTGTCGTCACTGCACGCGTCGTCGCTTCGCAGGACAGAAGGATGCAGCCTCGCCTAAGGAGCGCATCGAGAAGTGTATCGAGTATATCGAGCAGACACCTGAGGTACGCGACGTACTCCTCTCTGGTGGTGACGCACTCATGGTCAGCGACAAGATGCTGGAGTACATCATACAGCGTCTACGCGCTATCCCTCATGTAGAGATCATCCGTATCGGATCACGTACACCCGTCGTATGCCCACAGCGTATCACACCTGAGCTAGTACAGATGCTGAGCAAGTATCATCCAATCTGGCTCAATACGCACTTTAACCACCCCAACGAGGTGACTCGCGAGAGCCGTGAGGCTTGCGAGCGCATGGCTAATGCAGGTATACCTCTAGGGAACCAGTCGGTGCTACTACGTGGCATCAACGACTGCCCCTCGATCATGAAGCACCTCGTCCATGAGTTGGTCAAGATGCGCGTACGTCCATACTATATATATGTATGTGATCTCTCGCAGGGTATCTCACACTTCCGCACGCCTGTCTCCAAGGGTATCGAGATCATCGAGGCTCTACGCGGACATACGTCGGGCTATGCTGTACCTACCTTCGTCGTAGATGCTCCAGGTGGTGGAGGCAAGACGCCTGTCATGCCAAACTATGTGATCTCTCAGTCGCCTCACCGTGTGGTGCTACGCAACTATGAGGGCGTCATCACGACCTACACAGAGCCTAGCGACTACAAGGAGGAGCCCTGTCAGTGCCCTGACTGTAAGAAGGCACGCCACGAGGGTGTCTACGGACTACTCACGGGTGATCGCCTAGCTATGGCTCCTGAGCATCTAGACCGCAAGGAGCGTAGCCGTAAGTGGCGCGAAGCTCACAAGGGATAA
- a CDS encoding CoA transferase subunit A, whose translation MKKSIDKAGLKAKLHDGMSIMIGGFLANGTPERIVDVLVESGVKDLTMIVNDTSYPDRGCGRLIANKQVKHLIVSHIGTNPMTAEQMNNGELEVEFSPQGTLAERIRVGGCGLGGVLTTTGLGTIIADGKKVININGQDYLLELPLRADMAFIKGTVGDETGNLVYKGTTQNFQPLMAMAADCVVAEIDEIVPVGQISPEAVHTSGIFVDYIFE comes from the coding sequence ATGAAAAAATCAATCGATAAGGCAGGGCTCAAAGCTAAGCTGCACGATGGTATGTCTATCATGATCGGGGGATTTCTCGCTAATGGGACTCCTGAGCGTATTGTCGACGTGCTGGTCGAGAGTGGGGTCAAGGATCTCACGATGATCGTCAACGACACCTCTTATCCAGACCGTGGCTGTGGTCGTCTCATTGCCAATAAGCAGGTCAAGCACCTGATCGTCTCTCACATCGGTACAAACCCGATGACCGCTGAGCAGATGAACAATGGTGAGCTAGAGGTCGAGTTTAGCCCTCAGGGTACACTCGCTGAGCGTATCCGCGTAGGTGGCTGTGGTCTCGGTGGCGTCCTGACGACTACGGGTTTGGGCACGATCATTGCCGATGGTAAGAAAGTGATCAACATCAATGGCCAGGACTACCTCCTCGAGCTACCACTCCGTGCTGATATGGCATTTATCAAGGGTACTGTCGGTGACGAGACGGGTAACCTAGTCTACAAGGGTACTACGCAAAACTTCCAGCCTCTGATGGCTATGGCTGCTGACTGTGTCGTGGCTGAGATTGATGAGATCGTCCCCGTAGGGCAGATCAGCCCCGAGGCGGTACACACCTCTGGCATCTTTGTAGATTACATCTTTGAGTAA